The following proteins are co-located in the Castor canadensis chromosome 5, mCasCan1.hap1v2, whole genome shotgun sequence genome:
- the Rtp1 gene encoding receptor-transporting protein 1 yields MRIFRPWRLRCPALHLPSFPVFSLKWSLPSLTTNEDMCKSVTTGEWKKVFYEKMEEAKPADSWDLIIDPNLKHNVLAPGWKQYLELHASGRFHCSWCWHTWQSPHVVILFHMYLDRAQRAGSVRMRVFKQLCYECGTAHLDESSMLEENIESLVDNLITSLREQCYGERGGQYRIHVASRQDNRRHRGEFCEACQEGIVHWKPSEKLLEEEATTYTFSRAPSPTKPQAEGGSGCNFCSIPWCLFWATVLLLIIYLQFSFRSSF; encoded by the exons ATGAGGATTTTTAGACCGTGGAGACTACGCTGCCCTGCCCTGCATCTGCCCTCATTCCCTGTGTTCTCACTAAAGTGGAGTTTGCCCTCCCTCACCACTAACGAGGACATGTGTAAAAGTGTGACCACAGGTGAATGGAAGAAAGTCTTCTATGAGAAGATGGAAGAGGCGAAGCCAGCTGACAGCTGGGACCTCATCATAGACCCCAACCTCAAGCACAATGTATTGGCCCCTGGCTGGAAACAGTACCTGGAACTGCATGCCTCAGGAAG GTTCCACTGTTCCTGGTGCTGGCATACCTGGCAGTCGCCCCACGTGGTCATTCTCTTCCACATGTACCTGGACCGCGCCCAGCGTGCGGGCTCGGTGCGCATGCGCGTCTTCAAGCAGCTGTGCTATGAATGCGGCACTGCGCATCTGGACGAGTCGAGCATGCTGGAGGAGAACATCGAGAGCCTGGTGGACAACCTCATCACCAGCCTGCGCGAGCAGTGCTATGGCGAGCGTGGTGGACAGTACCGCATCCACGTTGCCAGCCGCCAGGACAACCGGCGACACCGTGGCGAATTCTGCGAGGCCTGCCAGGAGGGTATCGTGCACTGGAAGCCCAGCGAGAAGCTGCTGGAGGAGGAGGCGACGACCTACACCTTCTCCAGGGCTCCCAGCCCCACCAAGCCGCAGGCTGAGGGTGGCTCAGGCTGCAACTTCTGCTCCATCCCTTGGTGCTTGTTTTGGGCTACTGTCCTGCTGTTGATCATCTACCTACAGTTCTCCTTCCGTAGCTCCTTCTAA